Proteins encoded by one window of Dryocola sp. LX212:
- the hycA gene encoding formate hydrogenlyase regulator HycA, translating to MNIWELSEKAEYIADRHQRLLAQWQHYGNTLIQGITLSKAKLHHAVGCNPDDDVRFFLFDHFVIHIRLAEGFNSHTIEYNIEKRDGSDKILIAEAILDDDGRVDGSISNRNRELVLEHYLEKIRPVYDSLYRAVHDDAPLSLLPLQQKSLA from the coding sequence ATGAACATTTGGGAACTGAGCGAGAAAGCCGAATACATCGCCGACAGGCACCAGCGCCTGCTTGCGCAGTGGCAGCACTACGGAAACACCCTGATTCAGGGCATCACCCTCTCTAAAGCTAAGCTGCATCACGCCGTGGGCTGCAACCCGGACGACGACGTACGCTTCTTCCTGTTTGACCACTTCGTCATTCACATCCGGCTTGCCGAAGGCTTCAACAGCCACACCATTGAGTACAACATCGAGAAGCGTGACGGCAGCGACAAGATCCTGATTGCAGAGGCCATTCTCGACGACGATGGCCGCGTGGACGGCAGCATCAGCAACCGCAACCGTGAGCTGGTGCTGGAGCATTATCTGGAAAAAATCCGTCCGGTTTACGACAGCCTGTACCGCGCCGTGCATGACGACGCGCCGCTGTCGCTGCTGCCGCTCCAGCAAAAGTCGCTGGCGTGA
- the hycC gene encoding formate hydrogenlyase subunit 3, with protein sequence MSAFLLIHWALLGFAVSAILAAVTSFHKPLSGFIAGSGGAISSALTLAAGCQALTGFSGEAQIWHWQLQLNAFNGIWLLTVGLSGLFISLFNIDWHRHRTVRANGFLLNLVMAAAVAALVADNFLMLVAMAEIVALAGYFLTGCRQAGQLWFALGRLGTVLLAVACWLMWKQYGTLDFGELRDLLNGTQISSVVWVLALLGFGLLAGIIPLHGWVPQAHANASAPAAALFSAVVLKIGLYGIMSFSLISNTLPLWWGVLVVVLGMITAFIGGLYALMEHNINRLLAYHTLENIGIILLGLGCGLMGLALHNPTIAALGFIGGLYHLINHSLFKTTLFLGAGAVWFRTGHLDIEKLGGIGRRMPLISIAMLVGLMAMAALPPLNGFAGEWLIYQSFFRLGTLPLFITRFIGPLLAVGLAITGALAVMCMAKVYGVTFLGAPRTPEAEKATSAPWLMNLSVAALALCCLAGGVAAPWFIPLLQHAIPLPLQTANTTVSQPIITLLLIASPLLPFILMMVFRGDRLPKRSRGTAWVCGYDHEQAMVITAGGFAQPVKAAFAPLIGLRKTLNPVKWLPGWQCDRLARTFRNLAFIELAVLLVAVVA encoded by the coding sequence ATGAGTGCATTTCTGTTGATTCACTGGGCGCTGCTGGGCTTTGCGGTGAGTGCCATACTGGCCGCTGTGACCAGCTTCCATAAGCCCTTGAGCGGGTTTATCGCCGGGTCCGGCGGCGCGATTAGTTCGGCGCTGACGCTGGCAGCAGGTTGCCAGGCGCTGACCGGCTTTAGCGGCGAGGCGCAAATCTGGCACTGGCAGCTTCAGCTCAACGCCTTTAACGGCATCTGGCTGCTCACCGTTGGCCTGTCCGGCCTGTTTATCTCGCTGTTTAATATCGACTGGCACCGCCACCGGACCGTGCGCGCCAACGGCTTTCTTCTCAACCTGGTGATGGCCGCCGCGGTCGCCGCGCTGGTTGCGGATAACTTCCTAATGCTGGTGGCGATGGCGGAAATCGTCGCCCTGGCCGGCTACTTCCTGACCGGCTGCCGGCAGGCCGGGCAGCTGTGGTTTGCGCTGGGCCGCCTCGGCACCGTGCTGCTGGCCGTTGCCTGCTGGCTGATGTGGAAACAGTACGGCACGCTGGATTTTGGCGAGCTGCGCGATTTGCTGAACGGCACGCAAATCAGCTCCGTCGTCTGGGTGCTCGCCCTGCTGGGCTTTGGCCTGCTGGCGGGCATTATCCCGCTGCACGGCTGGGTGCCGCAGGCGCACGCCAACGCTTCTGCACCTGCCGCCGCACTGTTCTCCGCCGTGGTGCTGAAAATCGGCCTTTACGGCATCATGAGCTTCTCGCTTATCAGCAACACCCTGCCGCTGTGGTGGGGCGTGCTGGTGGTCGTGCTCGGCATGATCACCGCGTTCATTGGCGGCTTGTACGCGCTGATGGAGCACAACATCAACCGCCTGCTGGCTTACCACACGCTGGAAAATATCGGCATTATTCTTCTCGGCCTCGGCTGCGGCCTGATGGGGCTGGCACTGCATAATCCGACGATAGCCGCGCTCGGCTTCATCGGCGGGCTGTACCACCTCATCAACCACAGCCTGTTCAAAACGACGCTGTTCTTGGGCGCGGGCGCGGTCTGGTTCCGCACCGGGCATCTGGATATCGAAAAGCTCGGCGGGATTGGCAGGCGCATGCCGCTGATTTCCATCGCCATGCTGGTTGGCCTGATGGCGATGGCCGCCCTGCCGCCGCTGAACGGCTTTGCCGGTGAGTGGCTGATTTACCAGTCATTCTTCAGGCTGGGCACCCTGCCGCTGTTCATCACCCGCTTTATCGGGCCGCTGCTGGCCGTAGGGCTGGCGATTACCGGCGCGCTGGCGGTGATGTGCATGGCGAAGGTCTATGGCGTCACTTTCCTGGGCGCGCCGCGTACCCCGGAAGCGGAAAAAGCCACCTCCGCGCCGTGGCTGATGAATCTCAGCGTTGCCGCGCTGGCGCTCTGCTGTTTAGCCGGAGGTGTGGCCGCACCGTGGTTTATCCCGCTGCTGCAGCATGCTATTCCGCTGCCTCTGCAAACGGCGAATACCACCGTTTCACAGCCGATAATCACGCTGCTGCTGATTGCCAGCCCGCTGCTGCCGTTCATTCTGATGATGGTGTTCCGTGGTGACCGCCTGCCAAAGCGTTCTCGCGGCACGGCCTGGGTCTGCGGCTACGACCACGAACAGGCAATGGTCATCACCGCCGGCGGTTTTGCACAGCCGGTAAAAGCCGCTTTTGCCCCGCTTATCGGGCTGCGCAAAACGCTGAACCCGGTGAAATGGCTGCCCGGCTGGCAGTGCGACCGCCTCGCCAGAACGTTCCGCAACCTGGCCTTTATCGAGCTGGCCGTGCTGCTGGTTGCGGTTGTCGCTTAA
- a CDS encoding NADH-quinone oxidoreductase subunit C has translation MSEEKIGQHYLAALHKQFPHAVIDEAWQTKDQITVNVKLNMLPEVVEWLYYNQGGWLSVLFGNDERQLCGSYAVYYVLSMESGVKCWITVRVEVDADKPEFPSVTPRVPAAVWGEREVRDMYGLQPVGLPDERRLVLPDDWPDDLYPLRKDSMDYRQRPAPTTDQETYEFINELGSKKNNVVPIGPLHVTSDEPGHFRLFVDGENIIDADYRLFYVHRGMEKLAETRMGYNEVTFLSDRVCGICGFAHSTAYTTSVENAMGIVVPERAQMIRAILLEVERLHSHLLNLGLACHFVGFDSGFMQFFRVREMSMKMAEILTGARKTYGLNLIGGIRRDLLKDDMIQTRQLAQQMRREVKDLVDILLSTPNIEQRTVGIGRLDPQIARDFSNVGPMVRASDHARDTRADHPFVGYGLLPMEVHSLDGCDVLSRLKVRINEVYTALNMIDFGLDNLPGGPLAVDGFTYIPNRFALGFSEAPRGDDIHWSMTGDNQKLYRWRCRAATYANWPTLRYMLRGNTVSDAPLIIGSLDPCYSCTDRMTVVDVRKRKTQVVPYKELERYSIERTNSPLK, from the coding sequence ATGTCTGAAGAAAAGATAGGCCAACATTATCTCGCCGCGCTGCACAAGCAGTTCCCCCATGCGGTTATCGACGAGGCGTGGCAGACCAAAGATCAAATCACCGTTAACGTGAAGCTGAATATGCTGCCGGAAGTGGTGGAATGGCTCTATTACAACCAGGGCGGCTGGCTCTCCGTGCTATTCGGCAACGACGAACGTCAGCTGTGCGGCAGCTACGCGGTTTACTACGTGCTGTCGATGGAATCCGGCGTGAAATGCTGGATCACCGTGCGCGTGGAAGTGGATGCCGATAAGCCGGAGTTCCCGTCCGTAACGCCGCGCGTGCCTGCCGCCGTATGGGGCGAGCGCGAGGTGCGTGATATGTACGGCCTGCAGCCTGTGGGCCTGCCGGACGAGCGCCGTCTGGTGCTGCCGGACGACTGGCCGGACGATCTCTATCCGCTGCGCAAAGACAGCATGGACTACCGCCAGCGCCCGGCCCCGACTACGGACCAGGAAACCTACGAGTTCATCAACGAGCTGGGCAGCAAAAAGAACAACGTGGTGCCGATTGGCCCGCTGCACGTCACTTCTGACGAACCGGGCCACTTCCGCCTGTTCGTCGACGGTGAGAACATTATCGACGCCGACTACCGCCTGTTCTACGTCCACCGCGGCATGGAAAAACTGGCGGAAACCCGCATGGGCTACAACGAAGTCACCTTCCTGTCGGACCGCGTGTGCGGCATCTGCGGCTTCGCCCACAGCACGGCTTACACCACGTCGGTAGAAAACGCGATGGGTATCGTGGTGCCGGAGCGCGCCCAGATGATCCGCGCCATTCTCCTGGAAGTGGAGCGTCTGCACAGCCACCTGCTGAACCTCGGCCTCGCCTGCCACTTCGTCGGTTTTGACTCTGGCTTTATGCAGTTCTTCCGCGTGCGCGAGATGTCGATGAAGATGGCGGAGATCCTCACCGGCGCGCGTAAAACCTACGGCCTGAACCTGATCGGCGGGATTCGCCGCGATCTGCTCAAGGACGACATGATCCAGACCCGCCAGCTCGCCCAGCAGATGCGCCGGGAAGTAAAAGACCTGGTGGATATTCTACTCAGCACGCCAAACATCGAGCAGCGTACCGTAGGCATTGGCCGCCTTGACCCGCAGATTGCCAGAGACTTCAGCAACGTAGGTCCGATGGTGCGCGCCAGCGACCACGCCCGCGACACCCGTGCCGACCACCCGTTTGTGGGCTACGGTCTGCTGCCGATGGAAGTGCACAGCCTGGACGGCTGCGACGTGCTGTCCCGCCTGAAGGTACGCATCAACGAGGTGTACACCGCGCTGAACATGATCGACTTCGGGCTGGATAACCTGCCGGGCGGCCCGCTTGCCGTAGATGGCTTCACGTATATTCCAAATCGCTTTGCGCTGGGCTTCTCCGAGGCGCCGCGCGGCGACGATATCCACTGGAGCATGACCGGCGACAACCAGAAGCTCTACCGCTGGCGCTGCCGTGCGGCAACCTACGCCAACTGGCCGACCCTGCGCTACATGCTGCGCGGCAATACGGTTTCCGATGCGCCGCTGATCATCGGCAGCCTCGACCCTTGCTACTCCTGCACCGACCGCATGACGGTGGTGGACGTGCGCAAGCGCAAAACCCAGGTGGTGCCGTACAAAGAGCTGGAGCGCTACAGCATTGAACGCACCAATTCGCCGCTGAAATGA
- a CDS encoding NADH-quinone oxidoreductase subunit B family protein, with amino-acid sequence MSNLLGPRDHNGMPVPMTVDESIASMKASLLKKIKRSAYVYRVDCGGCNGCEIEIFATLMPLFDAERFGIKVVPSPRHADILLFTGAVTRAMRSPALRAWESAPDPKICISYGACGNSGGIFHDLYCVWGGTDKIVPVDVYIPGCPPTPAATLYGFAMALGLLEQKIHARDASELDAQPAQILHPDMVQPLRVRIDREARRLAGYRYGRQIADSYMNNLTAGGDAVQQWLAKEADPRLNEIVANLESLVQQERA; translated from the coding sequence ATGAGCAATTTATTAGGCCCACGCGACCACAATGGCATGCCGGTGCCGATGACGGTGGACGAATCCATCGCCAGCATGAAGGCGTCGCTGCTGAAAAAAATCAAACGCTCTGCGTATGTTTATCGCGTGGACTGCGGCGGCTGCAACGGCTGTGAAATCGAGATTTTCGCCACGCTGATGCCACTTTTCGATGCAGAACGCTTCGGAATCAAAGTCGTTCCGTCACCTCGCCACGCGGATATTCTGCTGTTCACCGGCGCCGTGACCCGCGCCATGCGCTCCCCTGCGCTGCGCGCCTGGGAATCCGCCCCTGACCCGAAAATCTGCATCTCCTACGGGGCCTGCGGCAACAGCGGCGGCATCTTCCACGACCTGTACTGCGTCTGGGGCGGCACCGATAAAATCGTGCCGGTGGACGTTTATATTCCGGGCTGCCCGCCAACGCCTGCCGCAACGCTGTACGGCTTTGCGATGGCGCTTGGCCTGCTGGAGCAGAAAATCCACGCCCGCGACGCCAGCGAGCTCGACGCGCAGCCCGCGCAGATCCTGCATCCGGATATGGTGCAGCCGCTGCGCGTGCGCATCGACCGCGAAGCGCGCCGCCTGGCGGGCTACCGCTATGGTCGCCAGATTGCCGACAGCTACATGAACAACCTCACCGCAGGCGGCGACGCCGTGCAACAGTGGCTGGCAAAAGAGGCCGACCCTCGGCTCAACGAAATTGTCGCTAATCTGGAAAGCCTGGTGCAGCAGGAGCGCGCGTGA
- a CDS encoding 4Fe-4S dicluster domain-containing protein, protein MNRFVIADSKLCIGCHTCEAACAETHRLHGLQSMPRLKVMRNAAESAPQMCHQCEDAPCAGVCPANAITRVEGAVQLNESLCVSCKLCGIACPFGAIEFSGSRPIHIPANANSPKAPPAPPAPARVSTLLDWVPGIRAIAVKCDLCSFDADGPACVRTCPTKALRVVDNNDIAASSKRKREQALGASLGDLTLLTQPGAEK, encoded by the coding sequence GTGAATCGTTTTGTCATCGCTGACTCAAAGCTCTGCATCGGCTGCCACACCTGTGAAGCCGCCTGTGCAGAGACGCACCGCCTGCATGGCTTACAGTCCATGCCGCGCCTGAAGGTCATGCGCAACGCTGCCGAATCGGCGCCGCAGATGTGTCATCAGTGCGAAGACGCGCCCTGCGCCGGGGTTTGTCCGGCCAATGCCATTACCCGCGTGGAGGGCGCAGTCCAGCTCAATGAGAGCCTGTGCGTCAGCTGCAAGCTCTGCGGCATCGCCTGTCCGTTTGGCGCCATCGAATTTTCCGGCAGCCGCCCGATTCATATCCCGGCCAACGCCAACAGCCCGAAGGCCCCGCCTGCACCGCCCGCTCCGGCTCGCGTCAGCACGCTGCTCGACTGGGTACCGGGCATCCGCGCCATCGCAGTGAAGTGCGATCTGTGCAGCTTCGACGCCGACGGCCCGGCCTGTGTGCGCACCTGCCCGACCAAAGCCCTGCGCGTGGTGGATAACAACGACATCGCCGCGTCCAGCAAGCGTAAACGCGAGCAGGCATTAGGGGCGTCGCTGGGCGATCTAACTCTGTTAACTCAACCCGGGGCGGAAAAATGA
- a CDS encoding formate hydrogenlyase complex iron-sulfur subunit: MFKFIKKAIKGGVATESYPLQPIAVDANFRGKPEHNPQQCIGCAACVNACPSNALSVETDLVNGQLAWRFNLGRCIFCARCEEVCPTAAITLSQQYELAVWNKADFLQQARFDICNCRECGRPYAVQKEIDYAIALLKHNGDERAEAHRASFETCPECKRQQSLVSADQINFSRQMREAS, encoded by the coding sequence ATGTTTAAGTTCATCAAAAAAGCCATTAAGGGCGGCGTGGCCACCGAGTCTTACCCGCTGCAGCCGATAGCCGTGGATGCGAATTTTCGCGGCAAGCCGGAGCACAACCCGCAGCAGTGCATCGGCTGCGCGGCGTGCGTTAACGCCTGCCCGTCTAACGCCCTGAGCGTGGAAACCGATCTGGTTAACGGACAGCTGGCCTGGCGCTTCAACCTCGGGCGCTGCATCTTCTGCGCACGCTGCGAAGAGGTCTGCCCTACCGCCGCCATCACCCTTTCCCAGCAGTACGAGCTGGCGGTGTGGAACAAAGCCGATTTCCTGCAGCAGGCGCGCTTCGACATCTGCAACTGCCGGGAATGCGGCAGGCCGTACGCGGTGCAAAAAGAGATCGATTACGCCATCGCGCTGCTTAAGCACAACGGTGACGAACGTGCTGAAGCGCACCGCGCCTCGTTCGAAACCTGTCCGGAGTGCAAGCGCCAGCAAAGCCTGGTGTCGGCAGACCAGATTAACTTTAGCCGCCAGATGAGAGAGGCCAGCTAA
- a CDS encoding respiratory chain complex I subunit 1 family protein gives MNTLYFPLIQTLVLFTIAPLLSGITRVARARMHNRRGPGVLQEYRDLFKLFGRQSVAPSASGWVFRLMPFVMVGVMLTIATALPVVTVWSPLPALGDLITLIYLFTIARFFFAIAGLDTGSPFTAIGASREAMLGVLVEPILLLSLWVAAQVAGSTHISNIASTIYHWPVAQSLTLVLAFAACAFATFIEMGKLPFDLAEAEQELQEGPLTEYSGAGFAVLKWGIALKQLVVLQMFVGVFLPWGQMITFSWTGLIIALLLAALKLCVGVIIIALFENSMARLRMLETSRITWAGFGFAFLAFVSLLAA, from the coding sequence ATGAATACCCTTTACTTTCCGTTAATTCAGACGCTGGTGCTGTTTACCATTGCGCCGCTGCTGTCCGGTATCACCCGCGTCGCTCGCGCCCGCATGCATAACCGCCGCGGGCCTGGCGTGCTTCAGGAATACCGCGATCTGTTCAAGCTGTTTGGCCGCCAAAGCGTCGCCCCCTCCGCCTCCGGTTGGGTGTTCCGCCTGATGCCGTTTGTGATGGTGGGCGTGATGCTGACCATCGCCACCGCGCTGCCGGTGGTGACCGTCTGGTCGCCGCTGCCCGCGCTGGGCGATCTCATTACGCTTATCTACCTGTTCACCATCGCCCGCTTCTTCTTCGCCATTGCCGGGCTGGATACCGGCAGCCCGTTCACCGCCATCGGCGCGAGCCGTGAGGCAATGCTGGGCGTGCTGGTCGAGCCGATTCTGTTGCTCAGCCTATGGGTCGCGGCACAGGTGGCTGGCAGCACCCACATCAGCAATATTGCCTCGACGATTTACCACTGGCCCGTCGCGCAAAGCCTGACGCTGGTGCTGGCCTTTGCCGCCTGCGCCTTCGCCACCTTTATCGAAATGGGCAAGCTGCCGTTCGACCTGGCCGAAGCGGAGCAGGAGCTGCAGGAAGGCCCGCTGACCGAATACAGCGGCGCCGGTTTTGCGGTGCTGAAGTGGGGCATCGCCCTCAAGCAGCTCGTGGTGCTGCAAATGTTTGTCGGCGTGTTCCTGCCGTGGGGTCAGATGATCACCTTTAGCTGGACCGGCCTGATTATTGCCCTGCTGCTGGCGGCGCTGAAGCTGTGCGTGGGCGTAATTATTATCGCGCTGTTCGAAAACAGCATGGCGCGCCTGCGCATGCTGGAAACCTCACGCATTACCTGGGCCGGTTTTGGCTTTGCCTTTTTAGCCTTCGTCTCCTTGCTGGCGGCGTGA